A region of [Bacteroides] pectinophilus DNA encodes the following proteins:
- a CDS encoding threonine/serine exporter family protein gives MIKTQLFIQLITAVAGSIGFGLLFHIRKRYLGLVGIGGMIGWLAYVFFAGIWEGVFLPSLAAGFIVDIYAEILARVCKETSTSFFVTSIIPLVPGSTLFYCMSSIVEGNSQMALMYGRDTFYFALGIAVGMSAAWSICYFGRTVRKKQDAG, from the coding sequence ATGATTAAAACACAGCTTTTTATTCAGCTTATAACGGCCGTTGCCGGTTCTATAGGATTTGGCCTGCTTTTTCATATAAGGAAGAGATACCTTGGACTTGTTGGCATTGGCGGAATGATTGGATGGCTTGCATACGTGTTCTTTGCAGGCATATGGGAAGGAGTTTTTCTTCCTTCACTTGCTGCCGGCTTTATCGTTGATATATACGCTGAGATTCTTGCAAGAGTCTGTAAGGAGACATCAACATCATTTTTTGTAACTTCAATAATTCCTCTTGTTCCGGGAAGTACTCTGTTCTATTGCATGAGCAGCATTGTTGAAGGCAACAGTCAGATGGCGCTCATGTATGGACGCGATACATTTTATTTTGCGCTCGGCATTGCTGTCGGTATGAGTGCAGCATGGTCAATATGCTATTTCGGACGTACAGTCAGAAAAAAACAGGATGCCGGCTGA
- a CDS encoding threonine/serine exporter family protein, whose translation MHPDATSYLHAFLDIGEALLCSGAEIFRVEDTINRMGYACGAAQMNVFVITSSIVITMELPDSNARTQTRRIRSAGGNDFAKLEKLNDLSRRFCANPMTVDELRNEIDIINRKKPSVIGQLAGSILAAFSFAIFYGGNITDGIVAAIAAVIIWAAQIWLRPVCMNGVTFQFVVSFITGCFICAMKLLFPSLHMDKIMIGDIMLLIPGLMSTHAIRDILIGDTISGVMRFIEAMLLAAVLALGFIGAICLFRYI comes from the coding sequence ATGCATCCAGATGCGACAAGCTATCTGCACGCATTTCTTGATATTGGCGAAGCACTTCTTTGCAGTGGTGCTGAGATTTTCCGTGTTGAAGATACTATCAACCGGATGGGATATGCGTGCGGAGCAGCACAGATGAACGTATTTGTAATAACATCCAGTATTGTCATAACTATGGAGCTTCCGGACAGCAATGCAAGGACACAGACAAGACGGATCCGCTCTGCAGGCGGTAATGATTTTGCAAAGCTTGAAAAGCTCAATGACCTCAGCCGCCGATTCTGTGCGAATCCTATGACGGTGGATGAATTACGGAACGAAATAGATATTATAAACAGAAAAAAGCCATCTGTTATCGGCCAGCTTGCCGGAAGTATACTTGCGGCATTCAGCTTTGCAATATTCTACGGAGGCAATATCACCGACGGAATCGTTGCCGCCATAGCCGCAGTCATAATCTGGGCCGCGCAGATATGGCTGCGTCCTGTATGCATGAATGGTGTGACTTTCCAGTTCGTTGTCTCATTTATTACCGGATGCTTCATTTGTGCAATGAAATTGCTATTTCCGTCATTGCATATGGATAAGATTATGATAGGCGACATAATGCTCCTTATTCCTGGACTTATGTCTACACATGCCATACGTGATATTCTGATTGGCGACACTATATCAGGCGTCATGCGCTTCATAGAAGCCATGCTTCTCGCCGCAGTTCTGGCACTTGGCTTCATAGGGGCGATATGCCTGTTCAGATATATATAG
- a CDS encoding alpha/beta hydrolase has protein sequence MNISIDGYNICYRITGDGPETVVMLQGWGTELAVYDSVAAIFAGDNRYRFVQFDFPGFGGSDEPKEGWNVDAYADFFCKLMQKLGIAKATLIGHSYGGRVIIKLASRDSIPFEIDRIVLIDSAGIVPEKTAIQKLKIKRYKFLKKFLNYKLIHALFPEIIDDWNSRQGSADYRNATPVMRKCLVMAVNEDLRELMPKIKQETLLIWGDRDTATPIGDAKIMEEKIPHAGLVVLEGTGHFSFLEKPAVFRNVMKNYFQIV, from the coding sequence ATGAACATTTCAATAGATGGATATAATATCTGCTACAGAATTACCGGAGATGGTCCGGAAACAGTTGTTATGCTGCAGGGCTGGGGGACAGAGCTTGCGGTGTATGATTCGGTTGCAGCAATATTTGCGGGAGATAACAGATACAGGTTTGTACAGTTTGATTTCCCGGGCTTTGGCGGAAGTGATGAGCCGAAGGAGGGCTGGAATGTAGATGCATATGCGGATTTCTTCTGCAAGCTTATGCAGAAGCTTGGTATAGCAAAAGCAACGCTTATAGGTCATTCATATGGCGGAAGAGTCATAATAAAGCTGGCTTCAAGAGACAGCATACCATTTGAGATAGACAGAATCGTACTGATAGACAGTGCGGGAATTGTGCCTGAGAAGACAGCAATCCAGAAGCTTAAGATAAAGAGATATAAGTTCCTTAAGAAGTTCCTTAATTATAAGCTTATACATGCGCTGTTTCCGGAGATAATAGATGACTGGAATTCAAGGCAGGGCTCTGCCGATTACCGCAATGCAACACCGGTTATGCGTAAGTGCCTTGTTATGGCAGTTAATGAAGATCTAAGAGAGCTTATGCCGAAGATTAAGCAGGAGACTCTGCTTATATGGGGAGACAGGGATACGGCAACACCGATTGGCGATGCTAAGATAATGGAAGAAAAGATTCCGCACGCAGGACTTGTTGTTCTTGAAGGAACAGGACATTTTTCATTCCTTGAGAAACCGGCGGTATTCAGAAATGTAATGAAGAATTACTTTCAGATTGTGTAG
- a CDS encoding UDP-N-acetylmuramoyl-tripeptide--D-alanyl-D-alanine ligase produces MIIRTIITILLAIPAFCLTLRYNMHMFQLNGYKNGEHVNWLKKNIRMQWVLIYGIILGIVRLVLPYTAVDVLVYLSLLLIIIVYRAMKRMTTKKKLVYTPRVKRMITTNVLVTFIIIILTVVLGGGSFTDRIRPLDGVLMLLVSVQFFMNIVCNIINHPVEAAINRYYINDARRKLESVEGIKVIGVTGSYGKTSVKFYLQTLLQEKYNVLVTPESFNTPMGVVRTIRGSLRSTHEIFICEMGARHVGDIKEICDIVHPDYGIITSIGPQHLETFFNMENIKNTKFELADALPDDGILFLNGDNEYIQDKAKDYKNKVFYFAQGSGNGYCASDIAVSQLGTEFTMTAPDGTTENFQMRLIGAHNVINVAGAIAAANTLGIPLSDLKIPVRRIQPVPHRMQMREHGQVTIIDDAYNSNPVGSKAAVETLAMFDGIRILITPGMVELGDKEKEYNYKFGTYAADCCDYILLVGKKHTEPIKEGVLSKGFTPQKCQSFDKLEEALSYAYAIKGQGHRYILLENDLPDNY; encoded by the coding sequence ATGATAATCAGAACTATTATAACGATACTGCTTGCAATCCCGGCATTCTGTCTTACGCTGCGCTATAATATGCATATGTTCCAGCTTAACGGATATAAGAATGGTGAGCATGTCAACTGGCTTAAGAAGAACATAAGGATGCAGTGGGTGCTGATATATGGAATAATACTCGGAATAGTAAGGCTTGTACTGCCGTATACGGCAGTTGATGTGCTTGTGTATCTGTCACTTCTTCTCATAATAATTGTATACAGGGCAATGAAGCGCATGACAACTAAGAAGAAGCTTGTATACACGCCGAGAGTCAAGCGCATGATTACAACCAATGTGCTTGTGACATTTATAATAATCATACTTACTGTGGTATTGGGAGGCGGAAGCTTTACAGACAGGATAAGACCTCTTGACGGAGTACTGATGCTTCTTGTGTCAGTACAGTTCTTTATGAACATAGTATGTAACATAATCAATCATCCGGTAGAAGCTGCGATTAACAGATATTATATTAACGATGCCAGGAGAAAGCTTGAATCGGTTGAAGGCATTAAGGTTATCGGAGTTACGGGAAGCTACGGCAAGACGAGTGTTAAGTTCTATCTCCAGACACTTCTGCAGGAGAAGTACAATGTGCTTGTTACACCTGAGAGCTTCAACACTCCTATGGGCGTTGTGAGAACAATAAGAGGTTCGCTCAGATCAACACATGAGATATTCATATGTGAGATGGGTGCAAGGCATGTAGGGGATATCAAAGAGATCTGTGATATTGTACATCCTGACTATGGCATTATTACTTCAATAGGGCCGCAGCATCTTGAGACATTTTTCAATATGGAGAATATCAAGAATACAAAGTTTGAGCTTGCGGATGCACTTCCTGATGACGGAATCCTGTTCCTTAACGGGGATAACGAATATATTCAGGATAAGGCAAAGGATTATAAAAACAAGGTATTCTATTTCGCACAGGGAAGCGGCAACGGATACTGTGCAAGTGATATAGCAGTTTCACAGCTTGGAACGGAATTTACAATGACAGCTCCGGACGGAACAACAGAGAACTTCCAGATGCGTCTTATCGGTGCGCATAACGTGATTAATGTTGCCGGTGCGATTGCAGCTGCCAACACACTCGGAATACCGCTGTCAGATCTTAAGATTCCTGTCAGAAGAATCCAGCCGGTACCTCACAGAATGCAGATGAGAGAGCACGGACAGGTAACGATAATAGATGATGCATATAACTCTAACCCGGTTGGTTCCAAGGCAGCGGTAGAGACACTTGCAATGTTTGACGGAATAAGAATTCTTATAACACCGGGGATGGTAGAGCTTGGTGATAAGGAAAAAGAGTACAATTACAAATTCGGTACTTATGCGGCAGACTGTTGTGATTATATACTTCTGGTCGGCAAAAAGCATACAGAGCCAATCAAAGAAGGCGTATTAAGCAAAGGCTTCACACCGCAGAAGTGCCAGTCATTCGACAAGCTTGAAGAAGCACTGTCATATGCATATGCAATCAAAGGCCAGGGACACAGGTACATCCTGCTTGAGAATGACCTTCCTGACAATTATTAA
- a CDS encoding D-alanine--D-alanine ligase, whose product MKTRVAMMFGGKSVEHEVSVISGIQAYMSMDTDKYDVIPVYMTKNNEMYIGDSIGDIESYKNIDELLKKSQRVIMINEDGRVKLVQYPVKKLGKNVEVGIDVAFPVVHGTNVEDGGFQGYLKTMGIPFVGCDVTASAIGMDKYITKLVLKESNVPVLDARLYTLSDYADMESMMNDIENVFGYPVIVKPVNLGSSVGISVAKSRVELANSVDDAFRYATKVLVEHAITNLREINCSVLGDENDAIASECEEPLHTKDILSYEDKYVSNAKGSGSKGMASVSRRIPAELTPEKREEVRELAVRSFKALGCNGVSRIDFMIDADTDKLYFNEINTIPGSLAFYLWEPVGVPYKELLDRMIQLALKRERTEESLTFTFDTNILNQASFGGSKGSKM is encoded by the coding sequence ATGAAGACAAGAGTAGCAATGATGTTTGGCGGCAAGAGCGTTGAGCATGAGGTCTCTGTAATATCGGGAATTCAGGCATATATGAGCATGGATACTGACAAGTATGATGTTATACCGGTCTATATGACTAAGAATAACGAGATGTATATCGGTGATTCAATAGGTGATATTGAGTCATATAAGAATATTGATGAGCTTCTTAAGAAGTCGCAGCGTGTCATAATGATCAATGAGGACGGCAGGGTAAAGCTTGTACAGTATCCTGTGAAGAAGCTTGGTAAGAATGTTGAAGTTGGAATTGATGTGGCATTCCCTGTAGTTCACGGAACAAATGTTGAAGACGGAGGCTTCCAGGGATATCTTAAGACGATGGGAATTCCGTTTGTAGGCTGTGACGTTACTGCTTCGGCAATCGGCATGGACAAATACATAACAAAGCTTGTTCTTAAGGAAAGCAATGTACCTGTCCTCGATGCACGCCTGTACACACTGTCGGATTATGCTGATATGGAAAGCATGATGAATGACATTGAAAATGTATTCGGCTATCCTGTAATAGTCAAGCCGGTCAACCTCGGCTCAAGTGTAGGTATCAGTGTAGCCAAGAGCCGTGTTGAACTTGCCAATTCTGTTGATGATGCGTTCAGATATGCAACAAAGGTTCTCGTTGAGCATGCAATTACGAACTTAAGAGAGATTAACTGTTCAGTTCTCGGTGATGAGAATGATGCAATTGCATCTGAGTGTGAGGAACCTCTTCACACAAAGGATATCTTAAGCTACGAGGACAAATATGTAAGCAATGCCAAGGGAAGCGGTTCTAAGGGCATGGCAAGCGTATCCCGCAGGATTCCTGCTGAGCTTACACCTGAAAAGAGAGAAGAGGTAAGAGAGCTTGCGGTTAGGTCATTCAAGGCCCTCGGCTGCAATGGTGTATCAAGAATCGACTTTATGATCGATGCTGATACAGATAAGCTGTATTTTAATGAGATTAATACAATACCGGGTTCACTTGCATTCTACCTGTGGGAGCCTGTGGGAGTTCCATACAAGGAGCTGCTTGACCGTATGATACAGCTTGCTCTTAAGAGAGAACGTACAGAGGAAAGTCTTACATTTACATTTGATACTAATATACTTAATCAGGCAAGCTTCGGTGGTTCTAAGGGAAGCAAGATGTAA
- a CDS encoding helix-turn-helix domain-containing protein, with translation MILADKIINLRKKNGWSQEELAERLGVSRQSVSKYEGAQSVPDLDKILKLSEIFGVTTDYLIKDDIEEEQYSEYTGYKADEVILGDKVPSAGSTGSKEEQGAGTTDRTEGTEAEKNREAVRRKVSMEDANNYLSLTRQTAPAIGLGVMMCIISPVVLMILASANDMQIGGISENMAAGVGVCVLILLVASAVGIFIMNGMKLEQYEFIKSEEIETEYGVTGMVKDYKSKIHDGYVRDMIVGTVLCICSVIPMFMVIAVNEEDDFMIICSVCMLLVIVAVGVFFFVKGGMQMSAVNQLLEEGDYTRSAKRIDRKTSTSTTVYWLVATAIYLCISFVTNRWDRSWIIWPVAGVLFPAYHAVAAYIVNKNE, from the coding sequence ATGATATTGGCAGATAAGATTATAAACCTGCGTAAGAAAAACGGGTGGTCGCAGGAAGAACTGGCTGAGAGACTCGGAGTGAGCCGCCAGTCTGTTTCCAAATATGAGGGAGCGCAGTCTGTCCCTGATCTGGATAAGATATTAAAGCTCAGTGAGATATTCGGTGTAACAACAGACTATCTTATTAAGGATGATATCGAAGAAGAGCAGTATTCGGAGTATACGGGGTACAAAGCTGATGAAGTAATACTGGGGGATAAAGTCCCGTCAGCCGGAAGCACGGGAAGCAAAGAAGAGCAGGGAGCCGGAACAACAGACAGGACGGAAGGTACTGAAGCAGAGAAAAACAGAGAGGCTGTAAGGCGTAAAGTAAGTATGGAGGACGCCAACAATTACCTTAGTCTTACAAGGCAGACCGCACCGGCTATAGGTCTTGGAGTAATGATGTGCATAATATCTCCTGTTGTTCTTATGATACTTGCATCTGCAAATGATATGCAGATTGGCGGAATAAGTGAAAATATGGCTGCCGGAGTGGGAGTGTGTGTATTGATTTTGCTTGTAGCGTCTGCGGTCGGAATCTTTATTATGAACGGAATGAAACTTGAACAGTATGAGTTCATAAAAAGTGAAGAGATTGAGACCGAATATGGCGTTACCGGAATGGTAAAAGATTATAAGAGCAAGATTCACGATGGATATGTAAGGGATATGATTGTCGGAACGGTGCTTTGTATATGCTCGGTAATACCGATGTTTATGGTGATTGCCGTGAATGAGGAAGATGATTTTATGATAATATGCTCAGTCTGTATGCTTCTTGTAATTGTGGCAGTCGGTGTATTTTTCTTCGTAAAAGGCGGAATGCAGATGTCTGCTGTCAATCAGCTGCTTGAAGAAGGTGATTATACAAGAAGTGCTAAAAGGATTGACAGAAAGACATCAACATCCACAACCGTATACTGGCTTGTTGCAACAGCAATATATCTGTGTATAAGCTTTGTAACCAACAGATGGGACAGAAGCTGGATAATATGGCCGGTAGCAGGCGTATTATTCCCGGCCTATCATGCAGTTGCGGCCTATATTGTTAATAAAAACGAATAA
- a CDS encoding D-isomer specific 2-hydroxyacid dehydrogenase family protein, whose amino-acid sequence MKIFFYALRSYDELIFVRKFHEQYSFDYDYTEEYPSLENAHLADGCEAISIITNTMYPELLDEFYRHGVRYISTRSIGYEHMDLEYMHRLGMRGAHVTYSPNSVANYTIMLMLMACRNIPFIMRHAEEQNFTLKGKMGKELSTSTVGVIGTGKIGETVIRHLAGFGCRILAYDPYPKKSLDGIAEYADLDRIYAESDIITLHAPGAAGNHHMLDSSAFGKMKDGVIIVNAARGSLIDTAALISAIESGKVGFAALDTFENETGLYYLDHEYAIMDNHDRAILNSFPNVILSPHMAFYTEQAVSDMVGNSILGLLAFEKEDNNPFEVTR is encoded by the coding sequence ATGAAAATATTTTTTTATGCACTAAGGAGCTACGATGAGCTTATTTTTGTGAGAAAATTCCACGAACAGTATTCTTTTGATTACGATTATACAGAAGAATATCCTTCGCTTGAGAATGCACATCTTGCAGACGGCTGCGAAGCAATATCAATAATAACCAACACAATGTACCCTGAACTTCTTGATGAATTCTACAGACACGGTGTCAGATACATCTCAACAAGAAGCATCGGCTATGAACATATGGATCTTGAATATATGCACAGGCTTGGTATGCGTGGCGCGCATGTAACTTACTCACCTAACAGCGTTGCCAATTATACGATAATGCTTATGCTTATGGCATGCCGCAATATACCATTTATAATGCGTCACGCAGAAGAACAGAATTTTACACTGAAAGGCAAGATGGGAAAAGAGTTATCCACATCTACAGTAGGCGTAATCGGAACAGGTAAGATCGGAGAAACCGTAATACGCCATCTTGCCGGATTCGGATGCAGGATTCTTGCTTATGACCCATATCCTAAGAAGTCTCTTGATGGTATTGCAGAATATGCTGATCTTGACAGAATATATGCTGAATCTGACATCATAACACTTCATGCCCCGGGTGCTGCCGGGAATCATCATATGCTTGATTCCTCAGCATTTGGCAAAATGAAAGACGGCGTTATCATCGTTAACGCCGCCCGTGGTTCACTTATTGATACTGCAGCACTTATAAGCGCCATAGAAAGCGGAAAAGTCGGTTTTGCCGCTCTTGATACATTTGAGAATGAGACAGGCCTTTATTATCTCGACCATGAATACGCCATAATGGATAACCATGACCGTGCAATCCTTAACTCATTCCCTAATGTAATACTTTCACCTCATATGGCATTCTATACAGAACAGGCTGTATCGGACATGGTCGGTAACTCAATCCTCGGACTTCTTGCATTTGAGAAGGAGGATAATAATCCTTTTGAGGTAACCCGCTGA
- a CDS encoding EAL domain-containing protein — protein MKIAYGILVMAEIILLGICSVQAFRRKGILARATFAYELSSFICGIVFAAYIFVPGNMAKTLCAGLTYAIFDWIIIALMYYSQHYTGLFRGVRPVKILMYVYSAFDTVMMISNAWTHKVFYIDNISADSVNVVIGQASLVYKAHFIYIYIGIIVIMLAYLMMIIKSSRFYRFRYEMILLVLAVSFTLDIVTIGNNSIYDLSTPVFSFMAILIYYLTFKYVPNEVIENMLSLIIKDMNDGIVCFDNRGRCIYSNDVADMMYTSDGLHGSKSHEDFEAEYREWLEKHRDTRRDYMKYDIPVTNAAGSKFYEIEYKRINDEKNNHICDYFIVNDISEVIAKLEREKYKASHDSLTGLLNREQFYEETRKILRNNPDRKYSIICSNIRDFKFINELFGIEKGNKVLIRQSELMKEYQHNGDLCARMQNDRFAMLVPSDHKIEEHIISCINLMQEEFKSSLFRLHIFAGIYEIDDTDEPVSIMCDKANIASETIKNSYQKYFAYYNNELLERSIEERRIIGEFEKAIDNNEFVMFLQPQVDCKGMAYGAEALVRWQHPERGLLSPAVFIDVLEKAGLIYKLDRYMWEKAAEKLGEWKREGHDRYHISVNISTKDFYLIDVYETFTGLVDKYNINPDKLKLEITETALMADFKKNMEIIRRLQNYGFKIEIDDFGSGYSSLNMLKDISADVLKIDMGFLRASENELKGRDILESIVSLAGKLGMEVITEGVEKESQVNMLKDMGCNMFQGYFFSKPVQIKEFEDRYLI, from the coding sequence ATGAAGATAGCTTATGGAATATTGGTCATGGCAGAGATTATTCTTCTGGGGATATGTTCGGTGCAGGCATTCAGAAGAAAAGGGATACTTGCCAGGGCAACATTTGCATATGAACTGAGTTCATTTATATGTGGAATAGTATTTGCGGCATATATATTTGTGCCGGGCAACATGGCAAAGACATTATGTGCGGGACTTACATATGCAATATTTGACTGGATTATTATAGCACTTATGTATTATTCACAGCATTACACAGGATTGTTCAGGGGCGTACGTCCTGTCAAGATATTAATGTATGTGTATTCGGCATTTGATACGGTTATGATGATTTCCAATGCGTGGACACATAAAGTGTTTTATATTGATAATATATCAGCGGATTCTGTCAATGTAGTGATTGGTCAGGCGAGCCTGGTATACAAGGCACATTTTATATATATATACATTGGCATTATTGTAATAATGCTGGCGTATCTTATGATGATAATTAAATCATCAAGATTCTACAGATTCAGGTATGAGATGATACTGCTGGTTCTTGCGGTATCATTTACACTTGATATAGTGACAATCGGGAACAATTCAATATATGATTTGTCAACTCCGGTATTTAGCTTTATGGCAATACTTATATATTATCTTACATTCAAGTATGTACCTAATGAAGTTATCGAGAATATGCTTTCGCTGATAATTAAAGATATGAACGATGGAATTGTGTGCTTTGATAACCGCGGCAGATGTATATACAGCAATGATGTTGCGGATATGATGTATACATCGGACGGATTACATGGCAGCAAGTCACATGAAGATTTTGAAGCTGAATACAGGGAGTGGCTTGAAAAACACCGGGATACACGCAGGGATTACATGAAGTATGATATTCCGGTTACTAATGCGGCAGGCTCCAAGTTCTACGAGATAGAGTACAAGAGAATTAACGATGAGAAGAACAATCACATATGTGATTATTTTATCGTGAATGATATATCTGAGGTGATTGCAAAGCTTGAGAGAGAAAAGTATAAAGCATCACATGACAGTCTGACGGGACTGCTCAACAGGGAACAGTTCTACGAAGAGACCCGGAAGATTCTGCGCAATAATCCGGATCGGAAGTATAGCATTATATGCAGCAATATACGTGATTTTAAGTTCATTAATGAGCTGTTTGGAATTGAAAAAGGCAACAAGGTGCTTATAAGACAGAGCGAGCTTATGAAGGAGTATCAGCATAACGGGGATTTGTGCGCAAGGATGCAGAATGACAGATTTGCAATGCTTGTTCCGTCTGATCACAAGATAGAAGAGCATATAATATCATGTATAAATCTTATGCAGGAAGAATTCAAAAGCAGTTTATTCAGGCTGCATATATTCGCAGGAATTTATGAGATTGATGATACAGACGAGCCTGTAAGCATTATGTGCGATAAGGCTAATATTGCAAGTGAGACAATCAAGAACAGCTATCAGAAGTATTTTGCATATTACAATAATGAGCTTCTTGAGCGTTCTATAGAAGAAAGGCGCATAATCGGAGAGTTTGAGAAGGCAATTGACAATAATGAGTTTGTTATGTTCCTTCAGCCTCAGGTTGACTGCAAGGGCATGGCATATGGTGCTGAAGCACTTGTAAGATGGCAGCATCCTGAGAGAGGTCTTCTTTCACCGGCAGTATTTATAGATGTTCTTGAAAAAGCAGGACTTATATATAAGCTCGACAGATATATGTGGGAGAAGGCAGCTGAGAAGCTTGGAGAGTGGAAGAGAGAAGGCCATGACCGGTATCACATATCAGTTAATATCTCTACCAAGGATTTTTATCTTATTGATGTATATGAGACATTTACAGGGCTTGTAGACAAATATAATATTAATCCGGACAAGCTTAAGCTGGAGATAACAGAAACGGCGCTTATGGCAGATTTTAAGAAGAACATGGAGATAATAAGGCGCCTCCAGAATTATGGCTTCAAGATTGAGATTGATGATTTTGGAAGCGGTTATTCGTCACTTAACATGCTTAAGGATATAAGTGCGGATGTCCTCAAGATTGACATGGGATTTTTGCGTGCTTCGGAGAATGAGCTCAAAGGCAGGGATATCCTTGAGAGCATAGTCAGCCTTGCGGGAAAGCTTGGAATGGAAGTAATAACAGAAGGCGTTGAGAAGGAATCACAGGTCAATATGCTTAAGGATATGGGCTGCAATATGTTCCAGGGATATTTCTTCTCAAAGCCTGTGCAGATAAAAGAATTTGAAGACAGATATCTCATATAA
- a CDS encoding GHKL domain-containing protein, whose amino-acid sequence MPKSWTVLLESDPNYIMLPVIVVLFFLYDYTLCTSPAQSLAIFLLSAALMSFPADFSLAIDALVHHDDTLYSSCIIATGSQFLLSVICLLIAGWFVYKYIGRLMDIISNPMTWAAIIPIPVIFTLINIEIRPHYYATLYTNRIFEVYIFILIIFLILLTIFYASFYVIAMDMFRNSQERERMRLLEMQQLQYLKQQKYINESSRMRHDFRQSIAVIRNLVQTANYDALSDYIKDYTDNIPHNDTTAYCSNVCVNALLNYYSDIMSNNNIALNWRIELPGNLSISDTELCGMLGNLLENVSDACSNVADSPRYHNMSVSIMHGDELYIVSTNNFDGNTEFYDGIYHSTKADTLSSSGQCGIGLASIIATAQKYGGTARFRNTANEFFIDIMFKI is encoded by the coding sequence ATGCCAAAAAGCTGGACAGTCCTGCTGGAAAGCGACCCTAATTACATAATGCTTCCGGTAATTGTAGTTCTGTTCTTTTTGTATGATTATACGCTTTGTACATCGCCGGCACAAAGCCTTGCCATATTTCTTTTGTCCGCCGCGCTTATGTCATTTCCGGCTGACTTTTCACTTGCAATCGATGCGTTAGTCCACCACGATGATACACTGTACTCAAGCTGCATTATTGCAACAGGCTCGCAGTTTCTGCTCAGTGTTATCTGTCTGCTTATAGCAGGATGGTTTGTATACAAATACATAGGGCGTCTTATGGACATTATCTCCAATCCCATGACATGGGCTGCTATAATTCCCATTCCGGTTATATTCACGCTGATTAACATAGAAATACGTCCTCATTATTATGCAACTCTCTACACCAACAGAATATTTGAAGTTTACATTTTCATACTGATTATTTTTCTGATACTGCTGACTATATTCTATGCCAGTTTCTATGTTATTGCCATGGATATGTTCCGTAATTCCCAGGAGCGTGAACGCATGCGTCTTCTGGAGATGCAGCAGCTGCAATATCTCAAGCAGCAGAAATATATTAACGAAAGTTCGCGGATGCGCCATGATTTCCGGCAGTCCATTGCCGTAATCAGGAACCTTGTGCAGACAGCCAATTATGATGCACTCAGCGATTATATTAAAGACTATACAGATAATATTCCACACAACGATACTACGGCATACTGCAGCAATGTCTGTGTAAATGCACTCCTGAATTACTATTCAGATATTATGTCCAATAACAATATTGCGCTCAACTGGCGGATTGAGCTTCCCGGTAATCTTTCAATATCAGATACTGAGCTGTGCGGTATGCTTGGTAATCTTCTTGAAAATGTATCCGATGCATGCAGCAATGTCGCTGACAGTCCACGCTACCACAACATGTCCGTCAGCATAATGCACGGAGATGAGCTATACATCGTATCAACCAACAATTTTGACGGCAATACTGAATTTTATGATGGGATATACCATTCAACAAAAGCGGATACATTGTCCTCTTCCGGCCAGTGCGGCATTGGTCTGGCGTCTATCATTGCTACTGCACAAAAATATGGCGGCACTGCAAGATTCCGCAATACCGCCAATGAATTTTTCATTGATATAATGTTCAAAATATGA